One Halarcobacter ebronensis genomic window carries:
- a CDS encoding heat shock protein transcriptional repressor HspR → MDTNAYNEPVYLISAVAEILNIHPQTLRQYEREGLIKPSRTNGKIRLYSQKDIDHIRYVLTLTRELGINLAGVDLILQLNDKIANLEDEIELYKKKLKDINKFGLVPNSKALVIKKSSYDVVIFEE, encoded by the coding sequence ATGGATACAAATGCATACAATGAACCTGTTTATCTAATCTCAGCCGTTGCAGAGATTTTAAATATTCATCCACAAACATTAAGACAATATGAGAGAGAGGGTTTAATTAAACCCTCTAGAACAAATGGTAAAATTAGACTATATTCACAAAAAGATATTGATCATATTAGATATGTTTTAACACTAACAAGGGAGTTAGGAATTAATCTTGCTGGTGTAGATTTAATTTTACAGCTTAATGATAAAATTGCCAATTTAGAAGATGAAATTGAGCTTTATAAGAAAAAATTAAAAGATATAAATAAATTTGGTTTAGTTCCAAATTCAAAAGCTTTGGTCATTAAAAAAAGTTCTTATGATGTAGTAATTTTTGAAGAGTAG
- the arsC gene encoding arsenate reductase (glutaredoxin) (This arsenate reductase requires both glutathione and glutaredoxin to convert arsenate to arsenite, after which the efflux transporter formed by ArsA and ArsB can extrude the arsenite from the cell, providing resistance.) yields the protein MEKITIWHNPRCGKSRDALTYLEDKKFDINIVKYLDETPSKEEIKNTLKLLGLSAKELMRTKEDIYKELNLKDETSEDRLIEAMVKNPKLIERPVVIKGKKAVIARPLENIDKIL from the coding sequence ATGGAAAAGATAACAATTTGGCATAATCCTAGATGTGGTAAATCTAGGGATGCATTAACATATTTAGAAGATAAAAAATTTGATATAAATATAGTTAAATATTTAGATGAAACTCCAAGTAAAGAGGAGATAAAAAATACCCTTAAACTTTTAGGACTTTCAGCAAAAGAGCTTATGAGAACTAAAGAGGATATTTACAAAGAGCTAAATCTAAAAGATGAAACATCAGAGGATAGATTGATTGAAGCAATGGTAAAAAACCCAAAACTTATTGAAAGACCAGTAGTTATTAAAGGAAAAAAAGCTGTTATAGCAAGACCTTTAGAAAATATTGACAAGATTTTATAA
- a CDS encoding peptidylprolyl isomerase — protein sequence MITWMQRHKKWLVITIWISTIAFVGAGFVGWGSYNYGSKGGVVAVVGDREVSVEEYQREYSSLYDQYSRVFGQQFNQEMADKLKLKEVAYNTAIQKNLILSFADEIGLGVTDDEVAKELVKIPGFIKDGKFDKDTYIKVLHQNRTTPIVFEASLKRDILLQKVEKIFKVDAQKSEIEALNRLFFSKDNINIEILSQNDIDLKYSDEDLKKYWEINKNNYKSETSFELQIDEIPLVSNSFSNEEIEDHYNKFKTEFIKEDGKIKSLEEAKDDIIKSLNEKETKKVALKKYLQLKKGELKFVSTENIKQSELAFPEENNQEVINSVPGDVLKPFFNNDKFVIVKVLNKILPKTLEYEEAKALVKVDYEKITKGLELEKLADKRLKVFEGTNIGYVSRDSLNSVTGLNPDDSLTFLNRLFSSAEKSGKITIGDKIVLYKITDQTLGSFDEAKNEVVKGSVNTLINQELMNNLVKNLQNRYEVQSSITFEE from the coding sequence ATGATTACTTGGATGCAAAGACATAAAAAATGGCTTGTAATAACTATTTGGATAAGTACAATAGCCTTTGTTGGAGCAGGATTTGTGGGATGGGGATCTTACAACTATGGTTCAAAAGGTGGAGTTGTTGCTGTTGTAGGTGATAGAGAAGTTTCAGTAGAAGAATATCAAAGAGAATACTCTTCATTATATGACCAATATTCAAGAGTTTTTGGGCAACAATTTAATCAAGAGATGGCTGATAAATTGAAACTAAAAGAGGTTGCATACAATACTGCTATTCAAAAAAATCTTATTTTATCTTTTGCAGATGAGATTGGTTTGGGTGTAACAGATGATGAAGTTGCAAAAGAGCTTGTAAAAATCCCAGGATTTATAAAAGATGGAAAATTTGATAAAGATACTTATATCAAAGTTCTACATCAAAATAGAACAACACCAATAGTATTTGAAGCATCATTAAAAAGAGATATCTTATTACAAAAAGTTGAGAAAATATTTAAAGTAGATGCACAAAAAAGTGAAATTGAAGCATTAAACAGACTTTTCTTTTCAAAAGATAATATAAATATTGAGATTCTAAGCCAAAATGATATAGATTTAAAATATAGTGATGAAGATTTGAAAAAATATTGGGAAATAAATAAAAATAACTATAAATCAGAAACATCATTTGAACTTCAAATTGATGAGATCCCTTTAGTTTCAAACAGTTTTTCAAATGAAGAGATTGAAGATCACTACAATAAATTCAAAACTGAATTTATAAAAGAGGATGGAAAAATTAAATCTTTAGAAGAAGCTAAAGATGATATTATCAAATCTTTAAATGAGAAAGAGACAAAAAAAGTTGCACTTAAAAAGTACCTTCAATTAAAAAAAGGTGAACTTAAATTTGTTTCAACTGAAAATATAAAACAATCAGAATTAGCATTTCCAGAAGAGAACAACCAAGAGGTTATAAATTCAGTACCTGGAGATGTTCTTAAACCATTTTTTAACAATGATAAATTTGTTATTGTAAAAGTTTTAAACAAAATTTTACCAAAAACATTAGAATATGAAGAAGCAAAAGCTTTAGTTAAAGTTGATTATGAAAAAATAACTAAAGGTTTAGAGCTTGAAAAACTTGCAGATAAGAGATTAAAAGTTTTTGAAGGAACAAACATAGGTTATGTTTCAAGAGACTCTTTAAATAGCGTTACTGGTCTTAATCCAGATGACTCTTTAACTTTCTTAAATAGACTTTTCTCAAGTGCTGAAAAAAGTGGTAAAATAACAATCGGTGATAAAATTGTACTTTATAAAATAACTGACCAAACATTAGGTTCTTTTGATGAAGCTAAAAATGAGGTTGTAAAAGGTTCAGTAAATACCTTAATAAATCAAGAATTAATGAATAATTTAGTAAAAAATTTACAAAATAGATATGAAGTACAATCTTCTATAACTTTTGAGGAGTAA
- a CDS encoding ankyrin repeat domain-containing protein yields MSRNNITQNEELSKLLIYSLDDDAKFDYLLLNGANINYQTNNGWSVMFQAIFSNNNDRLKNVIDLGVDVNQRDKETRNGLFWAIYSNNLTAFKLLASKGVDFNVFEKDMLHAFHYSVYRGRVEFIKVMLDYGVDIDICDNLEANGFLYAVLYKYKDLIEFFSKNGANRYKEDVFGNSAQKLAKKYNIKL; encoded by the coding sequence ATGAGTAGAAATAATATAACACAAAATGAAGAATTGTCGAAATTACTAATTTATAGCTTAGATGATGATGCAAAATTTGACTATCTATTATTAAATGGAGCAAATATTAATTATCAGACAAACAATGGCTGGTCAGTAATGTTTCAAGCAATTTTTTCAAATAATAATGACAGATTGAAAAACGTTATAGATCTTGGAGTTGATGTTAATCAAAGGGATAAAGAGACAAGAAATGGTCTCTTTTGGGCTATATATTCAAATAACTTAACAGCCTTTAAACTACTTGCTTCAAAGGGTGTAGATTTTAATGTTTTTGAAAAAGATATGCTACATGCTTTCCACTATAGTGTTTATAGAGGAAGAGTTGAATTTATCAAAGTAATGTTAGATTATGGTGTAGATATTGATATTTGTGATAATTTAGAAGCCAATGGCTTTTTATACGCAGTTTTATATAAATATAAAGATTTAATAGAGTTCTTTTCTAAAAATGGTGCAAATAGATACAAAGAGGATGTCTTTGGTAATAGTGCACAAAAACTGGCAAAAAAATATAATATAAAACTTTAG
- the fliW gene encoding flagellar assembly protein FliW, whose protein sequence is MVYEVVIPIDGCTEEKEFELSKLDDFFSVITGVETGITLRLMSFGALKSLAFELPEDFKNKLDIERLEDISIFYIFVLQAEVSNSSMNIFSPIIMNNKTNKMGQIHLNLEELGLESLNNILPKF, encoded by the coding sequence ATGGTTTATGAAGTAGTTATACCAATCGACGGATGTACGGAAGAAAAAGAGTTTGAACTATCTAAACTAGATGATTTTTTTTCAGTTATAACTGGTGTTGAAACAGGTATAACTTTAAGATTGATGAGCTTTGGTGCTCTTAAATCCTTAGCTTTTGAACTTCCTGAGGACTTTAAAAATAAGTTAGATATTGAGAGACTTGAAGATATATCAATATTTTATATCTTTGTACTACAAGCGGAAGTCTCAAACTCCTCGATGAATATTTTTTCTCCCATTATAATGAATAATAAAACAAATAAAATGGGACAAATACACTTAAATCTAGAAGAACTAGGCTTAGAGAGTTTAAACAATATATTACCAAAATTTTAA
- a CDS encoding DnaJ C-terminal domain-containing protein translates to MSKSLYETLEVNEGASADEIKKAYRKLARKYHPDVNKDPKAEDKFKEINAAYEVLSDPEKKRQYDQYGDNMFGGQNFHDFARGQGHGVDLDEILRQMFGGGGGFSSSGFSQGGFSGFNGFGNQGFSEPDLDTHAQITIPFDVSIIGGKQHISLNSDSFDIKIPEGIKDGQKIRAKGKGKSYQGKRGDMIIKINVAASPEYTREGSTLTKYFDLPLKTALFGGKIEIKTIHKTITLKVPENTKQNQKFRVKELGVQDRALGGRGDLFLKANIVLPKVEDLDKDLVESLKEKLPETL, encoded by the coding sequence ATGTCAAAAAGTTTATATGAAACACTTGAGGTAAATGAAGGTGCCTCAGCAGATGAAATAAAAAAAGCATACAGAAAATTAGCAAGAAAATATCACCCTGACGTTAATAAAGACCCAAAAGCAGAAGATAAATTCAAAGAGATAAACGCTGCTTATGAGGTATTAAGTGATCCAGAGAAAAAAAGACAATATGATCAATATGGTGATAATATGTTTGGAGGTCAAAACTTCCATGACTTTGCAAGAGGTCAAGGACATGGAGTTGATTTGGATGAGATTTTAAGACAAATGTTTGGAGGTGGCGGAGGATTTAGCTCTTCTGGCTTCTCTCAAGGTGGTTTTAGTGGTTTTAACGGATTTGGTAATCAAGGATTTTCAGAACCAGATTTAGATACCCACGCACAAATAACAATTCCATTTGATGTCTCAATTATAGGTGGAAAACAACATATCTCTTTAAATAGTGACTCTTTTGATATTAAAATACCAGAAGGGATTAAAGATGGACAAAAAATAAGAGCTAAGGGAAAAGGAAAATCATATCAAGGTAAAAGAGGAGATATGATTATCAAAATAAATGTTGCTGCTAGTCCAGAATATACAAGAGAGGGATCAACACTAACTAAATATTTTGATTTACCTCTAAAAACTGCTCTTTTTGGTGGAAAAATTGAAATTAAAACAATTCACAAAACTATTACACTAAAAGTACCAGAAAACACAAAACAAAACCAAAAATTTAGGGTAAAAGAGTTAGGAGTACAAGATAGAGCTTTAGGAGGAAGAGGAGATCTCTTCTTAAAAGCAAATATAGTCCTACCTAAAGTTGAAGATTTAGATAAAGATTTAGTTGAATCATTAAAAGAAAAACTTCCTGAAACTCTATAA
- a CDS encoding FAD-dependent oxidoreductase — protein MSKNYDYIIVGAGIAGCSVAYFLSQYSKSILLIDRNCDIAQGASGAAGAFLSPLLGKPNDFKELVTKALKFSTNFYLENIKDAITNCGVLRIPKNEEDREKFESYKPYMDFPYQNREDGYFFEIGSQVSPYETCKFLTKNIETLLNYEVNKVEKEEEFWSLNDEFKAKNLILTTGADISLIREKYFNIRAVWGQKIDILTSTKTTINYHKECSLSHSKYIEKENKYLSSIGATHHRIDENLKICNHCLDSFKNETSYNKKRVEEDCNKLLTLASDIKILENIEICDIKIGPRASSVDYFPMVGKLIDSQTTLIKYPHLKNGSHVKSSMLSAHDNLYVLNGVGGRGFVLSPYLAHTLVEHIINQTEINKHIKTDRMFSRWVKKLN, from the coding sequence ATGTCTAAAAACTATGATTATATAATAGTTGGAGCTGGAATTGCTGGCTGTAGTGTAGCTTATTTCCTCTCACAATATTCAAAATCAATACTCTTAATAGATAGAAATTGTGATATAGCCCAAGGGGCAAGTGGAGCTGCTGGTGCTTTTCTTTCTCCCCTTTTGGGAAAACCAAATGATTTTAAAGAGTTAGTAACTAAAGCTTTAAAATTTTCTACAAACTTTTACTTAGAAAACATAAAAGATGCAATTACAAATTGTGGAGTATTAAGAATTCCAAAAAATGAAGAAGATAGAGAAAAGTTTGAGAGTTACAAACCATATATGGATTTTCCTTATCAAAATAGGGAAGATGGCTATTTTTTTGAGATAGGTTCACAAGTGAGTCCATACGAAACATGCAAATTTTTAACAAAAAATATTGAAACACTTTTAAATTATGAAGTAAACAAAGTGGAAAAAGAAGAGGAATTCTGGTCTCTTAATGATGAATTTAAAGCAAAAAATCTTATTTTGACAACTGGTGCTGATATTTCATTAATAAGGGAAAAATATTTTAATATAAGAGCTGTGTGGGGACAAAAAATTGATATATTAACTTCAACTAAAACTACAATTAATTATCATAAAGAGTGCTCCTTATCACACTCAAAATATATAGAAAAAGAGAATAAATATTTAAGCTCAATTGGTGCAACTCATCATAGAATTGATGAGAATTTAAAAATATGTAATCATTGCCTAGATTCTTTTAAAAATGAGACATCTTACAATAAAAAAAGAGTTGAAGAGGATTGCAATAAACTTTTAACTCTTGCAAGTGACATAAAAATTCTTGAAAATATTGAAATTTGTGATATTAAAATAGGGCCAAGAGCCTCAAGTGTTGATTATTTCCCAATGGTTGGTAAACTTATAGACTCTCAAACTACTTTAATAAAGTATCCTCATTTAAAAAATGGATCTCACGTAAAAAGTAGTATGTTAAGTGCTCATGATAATCTCTATGTTTTAAATGGAGTAGGGGGAAGAGGTTTTGTTTTATCTCCATATCTAGCACATACTTTAGTGGAGCATATAATAAATCAAACTGAAATAAATAAACATATAAAAACTGATAGAATGTTTAGCCGTTGGGTTAAAAAATTAAATTAA
- a CDS encoding AAA family ATPase, whose amino-acid sequence METNNQEERLFNLSGVIKKVLYKNEETKYIIAVLENNQKICGTYFDTDIEKIVGEEIILRGDWITHKKYGVQFQFQTLELKEAEIFFFLTKIVKGIGNKFAHELLEKYSEDELIEILNEKPNELLQFKGIKEKKLEKIVSSWNRFKHLRELGTFLSKFGVTSNLINKIYSHFSEVENLIEKIKNNPYILIDIKGIGFKRADEIAKVLGIDLKSEFRISACINYTLREFCDNNGNSSIDRFHLYKLLNESLHFENEELLYENAITKMLVQQEIYVTRENRLSPSILYNAERKILDFFQRRKDEKNRKIVANFSEYIEKREISLGFTLSEEQKRAVEIINEGNKTLFLIGYAGTGKSTSSRAILELLEEIVSYDDIITIALSGIASQRISDTTGYNSSTIQSLFVKHEDKDFFPHKVILLDEASMVNSVMFYNLVKKISHDTVFIIVGDDGQLPAIGAGNILEDSIKYELAPICKLTKIYRQNENQAIAVIANEIREGNIPEYSKEYEDFSFINVSINNYYAVKNSLNQSEFSGIRAQISENILNTILNISTSYIQKYYDNIKAKDISKALTLFQVITPMKAGPLGVENINIQLQTLFNHTKGKGYKTKLYEFKMSDKVIHIKNENMKAQTMQMYKSNSTEYLEKRVFNGQLGLIIKLDFDESQTIVLYPNDDMVVFYDFEDLNSLLSLAYCLTIHKTQGMEYENALIPMSFSHYIMHNTKLLYTAITRAKKMCFIVGEEDAFKSACKKIETTKRESVINDLLLHKNNNSLPI is encoded by the coding sequence ATGGAGACAAATAACCAAGAAGAGAGACTTTTTAATTTAAGTGGAGTGATTAAAAAAGTTCTTTATAAAAATGAAGAGACTAAATATATTATTGCTGTTTTAGAGAATAATCAAAAAATTTGTGGAACATACTTTGATACGGATATTGAGAAGATTGTTGGTGAAGAGATAATTTTAAGAGGAGATTGGATTACCCATAAAAAGTATGGAGTGCAGTTTCAATTTCAAACATTAGAGCTAAAAGAGGCTGAAATTTTCTTTTTTTTAACAAAAATTGTAAAAGGTATTGGCAATAAATTTGCCCATGAACTTTTAGAAAAATATAGTGAAGATGAACTAATTGAAATCTTAAATGAGAAACCTAATGAACTCTTGCAGTTTAAGGGAATAAAAGAGAAAAAACTTGAAAAAATTGTTAGCTCTTGGAATCGATTTAAACACTTAAGGGAACTTGGTACTTTTCTTTCTAAATTTGGTGTTACTTCAAATCTTATTAATAAAATCTACTCACATTTTAGTGAAGTTGAAAATCTAATTGAAAAGATTAAAAATAATCCTTATATTTTGATTGATATAAAAGGTATTGGTTTTAAAAGAGCTGATGAGATTGCAAAGGTTTTGGGTATTGATTTAAAATCAGAGTTTAGAATTAGTGCTTGTATAAACTATACTTTAAGGGAGTTTTGCGATAACAATGGAAACTCCTCTATTGATAGATTTCATCTATATAAACTTCTAAATGAGTCTTTACACTTTGAAAATGAAGAGCTTTTGTATGAAAATGCAATTACAAAAATGCTTGTTCAACAAGAGATTTATGTAACAAGAGAGAATAGATTATCTCCTTCAATTTTATATAATGCAGAGAGAAAAATATTGGATTTTTTTCAAAGAAGAAAAGATGAAAAAAATAGAAAAATAGTTGCAAATTTTAGTGAATATATAGAAAAAAGAGAGATTAGTTTAGGTTTTACTTTAAGTGAAGAGCAAAAAAGAGCAGTAGAGATAATAAATGAAGGGAATAAAACCCTTTTTCTAATAGGTTATGCTGGAACTGGTAAATCAACATCAAGCAGGGCAATATTGGAACTTCTTGAGGAGATAGTATCTTATGATGATATTATTACAATTGCTTTAAGTGGAATTGCAAGTCAAAGAATCTCTGATACAACAGGATACAATAGTTCAACAATACAATCTTTGTTTGTAAAACATGAAGATAAAGATTTCTTTCCACATAAAGTAATACTTCTTGATGAAGCCTCTATGGTAAACTCTGTTATGTTTTATAATCTAGTAAAAAAAATTTCACATGACACAGTTTTTATAATTGTAGGTGATGATGGGCAACTTCCTGCAATTGGAGCTGGAAATATTTTGGAAGATTCAATAAAATATGAGTTGGCTCCTATTTGTAAACTGACAAAAATTTATAGACAAAATGAGAATCAAGCAATAGCTGTAATTGCAAATGAAATTAGAGAAGGGAATATCCCTGAATACTCTAAAGAGTATGAAGACTTTTCATTTATAAATGTCTCAATTAATAACTATTATGCTGTAAAAAACTCTCTTAATCAGAGTGAATTTTCAGGAATAAGAGCTCAAATAAGTGAAAATATTTTAAATACAATACTTAATATTTCAACTTCATATATACAAAAATATTATGACAATATTAAAGCAAAAGATATCTCAAAAGCTTTAACTCTTTTTCAAGTGATCACTCCTATGAAAGCTGGTCCTTTGGGCGTTGAAAATATAAATATACAACTTCAAACACTTTTTAATCATACAAAAGGTAAAGGTTATAAAACAAAACTTTATGAGTTTAAAATGAGTGATAAAGTGATTCATATAAAAAATGAAAATATGAAAGCTCAAACAATGCAAATGTATAAATCAAATTCAACAGAATATCTTGAAAAAAGGGTTTTTAATGGTCAATTAGGTCTTATAATAAAACTTGATTTTGATGAGAGTCAAACTATAGTTTTATATCCCAATGATGATATGGTTGTTTTTTATGATTTTGAAGACTTAAATTCTCTTTTATCTCTTGCTTATTGTTTAACGATTCATAAAACTCAAGGAATGGAGTATGAAAATGCACTTATTCCAATGAGTTTTTCTCACTATATAATGCATAATACCAAACTTCTATACACAGCAATTACAAGAGCTAAGAAGATGTGTTTTATTGTTGGAGAAGAGGATGCATTTAAAAGTGCTTGCAAAAAAATAGAAACTACTAAAAGGGAATCAGTGATAAATGACCTTTTATTGCATAAAAATAATAACTCTTTACCTATTTAA
- the ftsA gene encoding cell division protein FtsA — translation MNKTLLAIDIGSSNITAVIARNNLDYKINILGTGSYKSAGINKGVISNIELASKCIKEAVSIARKNTTEQIESTVVSISGAYTKGIRSSGSVNIPNGVITENEINQVLQMALYNATIIPEYDVIHVIPIFFKIDDSADVENPLSMNGSRLEVSVYVVTAKKTALTNIKSAFKMANLNVNNFVLDGYATAISTLDEQQKKFGATVINIGATTTEVACYKGYALIYNGFIPVGSNHITNDISVMLHTPPIAAEKIKTEYGDLLKTDEELANKKVRTPRIGDEKNSSEVSLEHIQTIIHARVEEILILVKNSLKKSGINESLGTGIVITGGMSKLVGIKELATLVFDDLPVKISNPINIKNGYMSFDDPKMATIVGLLLYSLETNRNFELDSNKNLIRKRKIVDNSQVKEQPENFSTGLNAAADIQKTAMEVNSKKLTEEDDSKLLPTLTKKDKNTGVKKLWNAITEWF, via the coding sequence TTGAATAAGACTCTTTTAGCAATTGATATTGGATCGTCAAATATAACTGCTGTAATTGCTAGAAATAATCTAGATTATAAAATAAATATTTTAGGTACAGGGTCATATAAAAGTGCTGGTATAAATAAAGGAGTTATCTCAAATATTGAGTTAGCTTCAAAATGTATAAAAGAGGCAGTTTCTATTGCTAGAAAGAATACAACAGAGCAGATAGAATCAACTGTTGTATCGATTTCAGGAGCATATACTAAAGGAATAAGAAGTTCAGGTAGTGTAAATATTCCAAATGGAGTTATTACAGAGAATGAGATAAATCAAGTTCTTCAAATGGCACTATACAATGCTACAATTATTCCAGAATATGATGTAATTCATGTAATTCCTATATTTTTTAAGATTGATGATTCAGCAGATGTAGAAAATCCACTTAGTATGAATGGTTCAAGATTAGAAGTTTCTGTTTATGTTGTTACAGCTAAGAAAACTGCATTGACAAATATAAAATCTGCATTTAAAATGGCAAATCTAAATGTAAATAACTTTGTCTTAGATGGTTATGCAACGGCAATCTCAACTTTAGATGAACAACAAAAGAAGTTTGGAGCTACAGTTATAAATATTGGAGCAACAACAACAGAAGTTGCATGTTATAAAGGTTATGCACTTATTTATAATGGCTTTATTCCTGTTGGCTCAAACCACATTACAAATGATATCTCTGTAATGTTACATACTCCTCCAATTGCAGCAGAAAAGATTAAGACAGAGTATGGAGACTTACTAAAAACAGATGAAGAACTTGCTAATAAAAAAGTGAGAACGCCAAGAATAGGTGATGAAAAAAACTCTTCTGAAGTATCTTTAGAACATATACAAACTATTATTCATGCAAGAGTAGAAGAGATTTTAATTTTAGTAAAAAATAGTCTTAAAAAAAGTGGAATTAATGAGAGTTTAGGAACAGGTATTGTAATTACTGGTGGTATGAGCAAACTTGTTGGAATAAAAGAGCTTGCAACCCTTGTTTTTGATGACTTACCCGTGAAAATCTCAAATCCAATAAATATAAAAAATGGTTATATGAGTTTTGATGATCCAAAAATGGCAACAATTGTTGGATTACTTCTTTACTCTTTAGAGACAAATAGAAATTTTGAATTGGATTCAAACAAAAATCTTATTAGAAAAAGAAAAATAGTTGATAATTCTCAAGTAAAAGAGCAACCAGAAAATTTTTCTACTGGGTTGAATGCAGCTGCAGATATACAAAAAACTGCAATGGAAGTAAATAGTAAGAAATTAACTGAAGAAGATGATTCTAAACTCTTACCAACACTAACTAAAAAGGACAAGAACACTGGCGTTAAAAAATTATGGAACGCTATTACGGAGTGGTTCTAA
- the ftsZ gene encoding cell division protein FtsZ translates to MNNGNLFNVDDIKVEMPNKTLSDNVAKISVIGVGGGGCNMINHMINEGTHKIDLIAANTDLQVLRISKAPKKIQLGIKLTKGLGAGMKPEVGRDSAVESYEDIKEALKGADIVFIAAGLGGGTGTGAAAIIAKAAKEIGALTVSVVTKPFTWEGKKRAGLANLGLEEIKKVSDSIIVVPNDRLLEIIDEHVGMKDAFKIIDNILYQAVNGMTEVILNPGNSDINTDFADVKTIMQHKGMALMGIGKAKGDNAAQRALEDAIDSPLLDKLSLGGAKGILIHFNIHPQVSLFAINDVMSKIHETIDSNAEIIFGTTSDNTLETDEVKITIVATGFESKNDVSFDDRTIEEDASKASSKKINPDDENYLDIPPLMRDYKVQYQLR, encoded by the coding sequence ATGAATAACGGAAATTTATTTAATGTGGATGATATAAAAGTGGAAATGCCTAATAAAACTCTTTCGGACAATGTAGCAAAGATTTCAGTAATTGGAGTTGGTGGAGGTGGTTGTAATATGATCAACCACATGATAAATGAGGGAACGCATAAGATAGATTTAATTGCTGCAAATACAGATTTACAAGTACTTAGAATCTCTAAAGCACCTAAAAAAATCCAGTTGGGAATTAAGCTTACTAAAGGTCTTGGTGCAGGAATGAAACCAGAAGTTGGTAGAGATTCTGCTGTTGAGAGTTATGAAGATATAAAAGAGGCATTAAAAGGTGCTGATATTGTATTTATAGCTGCAGGACTTGGTGGGGGTACAGGAACAGGAGCTGCCGCAATCATTGCAAAAGCTGCAAAAGAGATAGGTGCACTAACTGTTTCTGTTGTTACTAAACCTTTTACTTGGGAAGGTAAAAAAAGAGCAGGACTAGCTAATCTTGGATTGGAAGAGATTAAAAAAGTTTCTGATTCAATTATTGTTGTGCCAAATGATAGATTATTAGAGATAATTGATGAGCATGTAGGGATGAAAGATGCTTTTAAAATTATAGATAATATCCTTTATCAAGCAGTAAATGGTATGACAGAGGTTATTTTAAACCCTGGAAACTCAGATATTAATACCGACTTTGCAGATGTTAAAACAATTATGCAACATAAGGGTATGGCTCTTATGGGAATTGGTAAAGCAAAAGGTGACAATGCTGCACAAAGAGCATTGGAAGATGCAATTGATTCTCCTCTTTTAGATAAACTCTCTTTAGGTGGAGCAAAAGGTATTTTGATTCATTTTAATATACATCCTCAAGTATCTCTTTTTGCAATTAATGATGTTATGTCAAAAATCCATGAGACAATTGATTCAAATGCAGAGATTATTTTTGGTACAACTTCTGATAATACATTAGAAACAGATGAAGTTAAAATTACAATAGTAGCAACTGGTTTTGAATCAAAAAATGATGTCTCTTTTGACGATAGAACAATTGAAGAAGATGCAAGTAAAGCATCATCTAAAAAGATTAATCCTGATGATGAAAACTATTTAGATATACCACCTCTAATGAGAGATTATAAAGTACAATATCAACTAAGATAA